A single genomic interval of Camelina sativa cultivar DH55 chromosome 11, Cs, whole genome shotgun sequence harbors:
- the LOC104727407 gene encoding protein SHORT INTERNODES-like — MAGFFSLGQGGGRGNSQDHRTNNNPSPSGTESWLWFRNPNSNANAGGGDVVAPSSYKGTLELWQHPNNQEIIFQQQQQQRLDLYTSAAGLGVGPSNRNLMETSDGALMMMRNGSSGGGPSCQDCGNQAKKDCSHMRCRTCCKSRGLECSTHVKSTWVPAAKRRERQQQLASSGQQPQSQSQPQVESVPKRQREHFPSRSNSLVCTRIPSNNTSSGLEIGSFPPEVSSPAIFRCVRVSSVDDEEEEYAYKTAVSIGGHVFKGILYDQGPAERSSSGGGSQPLNHIAAGPSASSSSPNVSCNNGVVGSTSDHYIDPASLNYPTPMNTFMTERVRKGVNSTDYEG, encoded by the exons ATGGCAGGCTTTTTCTCGCTAGGACAGGGCGGAGGAAGAGGAAACAGCCAAGACCACAGAACCAATAATAACCCTTCTCCTTCGGGAACAGAATCTTGGCTTTGGTTCAGAAACCCTAACTCTAACGCAAACGCTGGTGGTGGAGATGTCGTCGCTCCTTCTTCTTACAAAGGAACCCTTGAGCTATGGCAACACCCAAACAATCAAGAGATCATATTccagcagcaacagcaacaaaGATTGGATCTTTACACTTCTGCTGCAGGTTTAGGTGTCGGACCAAGCAACCGGAACTTAATGGAAACTTCCGACGGGgcgttgatgatgatgagaaacgGTAGCAGCGGCGGTGGACCCAGCTGCCAGGATTGTGGTAATCAGGCTAAGAAAGACTGCTCTCACATGAGATGTAGGACTTGTTGCAAGAGCCGAGGCCTCGAGTGTTCCACTCACGTCAAGAGCACCTGGGTTCCTGCCGCTAAACGCCGAGAACGCCAGCAGCAGCTTGCATCATCAGGTCAACAACCGCAGTCGCAGTCACAGCCGCAGGTTGAGAGCGTCCCTAAACGGCAGAGAGAGCATTTCCCGTCGAGATCCAATTCCCTTGTCTGTACTCGTATACCTTCTAACAACACCTCCTCAG GGTTAGAGATTGGGAGCTTTCCGCCGGAAGTTAGCTCGCCGGCAATTTTCCGGTGCGTGCGTGTGAGTTCagtagatgatgaagaagaggagtatGCGTACAAAACAGCTGTGAGTATAGGCGGTCACGTCTTCAAAGGTATTCTCTACGATCAAGGCCCGGCCGAGAGAAGCTCCTCAGGCGGTGGATCTCAGCCGTTGAATCACATAGCCGCAGGCCCATCGGCCTCTTCATCAAGCCCAAACGTGAGCTGCAACAATGGAGTCGTTGGCTCCACTTCAGATCATTACATCGATCCTGCCTCTCTCAATTATCCTACTCCCATGAACACTTTCATGACAG AGAGAGTGAGAAAGGGGGTAAATTCTACAGATTACGAGGGGTGA
- the LOC104727408 gene encoding GATA transcription factor 5-like: protein MEQAALKSSIRKEMAFKTTPPVFEDFLAVTTTTTAQNADDFSVDDLLDLSNDDVFADDDTVLLNPQEHQDMARDELNDVAGDALPRRSNDFSGCDDFGSELSVPADDLANLEWLSHFVEDSFTEYSGPNLTGTPIEKPAWLTGDRKHPVTPATEESCFKSPVPAKARSKRHRNGVKSWSLGSSSSSGPSSSGSTSSSSSSGPSSPWFSGSELLDPMVTLERPPFPKKHKKRSAESAFCGQLLQPQRRCSHCGVQKTPQWRAGPMGAKTLCNACGVRYKSGRLLPEYRPACSPTFSSELHSNHHRKVMEMRRKKEPASDNETGLNQLVQSPQAVPSF, encoded by the exons ATGGAACAAGCAGCGTTGAAGAGCAGCATCAGGAAAGAGATGGCTTTCAAAACCACTCCTCCGGTTTTCGAAGACTTTCTTGccgtcaccaccaccaccaccgctcAGAATGCCGACGATTTCTCCGTTGACGACTTGCTTGACTTGTCTAACGACGACGTTTTCGCCGACGACGACACTGTCCTCCTCAACCCTCAAGAACATCAAGACATGGCCCGTGACGAACTCAACGACGTCGCCGGTGACGCTCTCCCTCGTCGGAGCAACGACTTCTCCGGCTGTGACGACTTCGGAAGCGAACTCTCTGTTCCG gCGGATGATTTAGCCAACCTTGAGTGGCTATCTCATTTCGTGGAGGACTCCTTCACGGAATACTCGGGTCCAAACCTCACTGGAACCCCGATTGAGAAACCGGCGTGGTTGACTGGTGACCGTAAACACCCTGTCACTCCTGCCACGGAAGAGTCCTGTTTCAAATCCCCTGTTCCGGCTAAAGCCCGTAGCAAACGTCACCGCAACGGAGTCAAGTCCTGGTCACTTGGTTCATCGTCCTCTTCCGGTCCTTCCTCGTCCGGTTcgacctcctcctcctcctcttccggTCCTTCCAGCCCGTGGTTCTCCGGCTCTGAGCTGCTCGATCCTATGGTCACGTTGGAGAGGCCACCCTTTCCCAAGAAGCATAAGAAAAGGTCTGCCGAGTCAGCTTTCTGCGGTCAGCTGCTGCAGCCTCAGCGGAGGTGCAGCCACTGCGGCGTTCAGAAAACTCCCCAGTGGAGAGCCGGCCCAATGGGAGCTAAGACCTTGTGCAATGCGTGCGGTGTCCGGTATAAGTCGGGTCGTTTACTACCCGAATACAGACCCGCTTGTAGCCCGACATTCTCGAGTGAGCTCCACTCCAACCACCACCGGAAAGTCATGGAGATGAGGCGGAAGAAGGAGCCAGCCAGTGACAACGAAACCGGTTTAAACCAGCTGGTTCAGTCCCCACAAGCTGTACCAAGTTTTTGA